The sequence below is a genomic window from Corynebacterium afermentans subsp. afermentans.
GGACTCGCTGTACTACATCCACCCCCTCACCGGCGATGTGATCAGCCAGGAAGATGAAGTGCGCATCTTCCCGGCTACGCACTACGTGGCCACGGACGAGCGCATGGAAAAGGCTATCGAGGCCATTAAGGAAGAGCTCGCGGACAGGCTCGAGGAGCTGGAGAACAAGGGCAAGCTGCTCGAGGCGCAGCGCCTGCGCATGCGCACTGAGTACGACCTGGAGATGATCCAGCAGGTCGGGTTCTGCTCCGGCATCGAGAACTACTCGCGGCACATGGACGGCCGCCCGGCAGGGTCCGCGCCGGCGACGTTGATCGACTACTTCCCGGAGGACTTCCTGACCATCATCGACGAGTCCCACGTCACCGTGCCGCAGATCGGCGGCATGTTTGAAGGCGATATGTCGCGAAAGCGCAACCTGGTGGAATTCGGCTTCCGCCTGCCGTCCGCGGTGGACAACCGCCCGCTGACCTTCGACGAGTTCGAGGCCCGCGTGGGGCAGACCGTGTACATGTCCGCCACTCCCGGCGACTACGAGCTCGAGGCCACCCAGGGCGAGTTTGTGGAGCAGGTGATTCGCCCGACCGGCCTGGTGGATCCGAAGGTCACCGTCAAACCCACGAAGGGCCAGATCGACGACCTGATCGACGAGATCCGCACCCGCACCGCCAAGGACGAGCGTGTCCTAGTGACCACCCTGACCAAGCGCATGGCCGAGGACCTCACGGACTACCTGCTGGACAACGGCATCAAGGTGCGTTACCTGCACTCGGACATCGACACCCTGCAGCGCGTGGAGCTGCTGCGCCAGCTGCGCCTGGGCGAGTACGACGTGCTCGTGGGCATCAACCTGCTGCGCGAGGGACTGGACCTGCCAGAGGTCTCCCTGGTTGCGATCCTGGATGCGGACAAGGAGGGCTTCTTGCGCTCGACCAAGTCGCTGATTCAGACGATCGGCCGCGCGGCGCGAAACGTCTCCGGTGAGGTGATCATGTACGCCGACCAGGTCACCGAGTCCATGCAGGAGGCCATCGACGAAACCGAGCGCCGCCGCGAGAAGCAGATCGCCTACAACGAAGAACACGGCATTGACCCGCAGCCGCTGCGCAAGGCGATCGCGGACATTTTGGACCAGGTGTACGAAGATGCGGACGCGGATGCGTCGGCAAGCTTGAGCTCCGATACGGCCGTTGCGGAGCGCGCGGACGTGTCCAACATGGCCTCCGACGAGGTGCAAAAGCTTATCGACGACCTGACGGTCCAAATGCGCGACGCCGCCGGCGAACTCAAATTTGAGCTTGCCGGAAGACTTAGGGACGAGATTGCGGATCTCAAACGAGAGCTGCGTGGTATTAAAGACACAGGCAATTAGCGAAAGGAACCTGCTTTGCACACCTACAAGTCGATCGCTGTCGGCACCGACGGCTCCGCCACCTCCATGGTCGCAGTGCGCGCCGCAGCCAGCCTCGCCCGCGTTTACGGCGCTGAGCTGACCATCATCTGCGCCCACTACACCGCGTCCGGCTCGATGCTGAACTCCACCAACGCGGAATTGTCCCGCGTGGACATCGTCACCGCCACCAACGCGCGCGACATTCTGCGCAAGGCGGACGAGATTGCCAAGGAGGAGCAGGCCGAAAAAATCAACCTTGTGTCCAAGGGAGGACAGCCCGCAAACGTACTGGTGGAGGCCGTCGGCGAGTACGACGTCGACCTGCTCGTGGTGGGCAACAAGGGCATGCGCTCGATGGCCGGCCGCATCTTCGGCAACATCCCCGGCAACGTGGCCAAGAAGGCCCCGGTGGACGTCATGCTCGTGGATACCCGGGCAGAGGGACACGATTAAACCGCCAAGGGGTACACTAACCACGCTAACCGCGTCGCATTTTTGAAAGGTGATTTCACATGGCCGATAACTACAAGACCATCGTCGTCGGCTCCGACGGTTCCAAGTCCTCTCTGCTGGCCGTTGAGCGCGCCGCGAAGATTGCCGCAGCGTTCGGTTCCACCCTCGTCATCGGCACCGCCTACTACGAGAACGAAGAAGAGGCCGCGAAGACGCTGCGCCAGGATTCCGTGACCATTCTGGGCGACGACAAGGCGCTGGAGAACCTCGAGGGCGCAGCTGAGCACGCCCGCGCCGCAGGCGCACCGGACGTGCAGACCGCAACCCGCCCGGGCACCCCGGTGCAGGCCTTGATGGCCATCGTCAACGACAACAAGGCTGACCTGCTCGTGGTGGGCAACCGCGGCATCAACTCCCTGACCGGCCGCCTGCTGGGTTCCGTGCCGGCGGACGTCGCGCGTCAGTCCGACTGCGACGTCATGATCGTTCACACCGTGAACTAGCAGTTATTCGCCGACCACCGTCAGCGTCTGCGTGGCGCGGGTGACGGCGACGTAGAGGTCTTGCCACCCTTGTGGCGAGGCCTCTTTAATTTTGCTCGGCTCCACCACCACGACGTTGTCGAACTCCAGGCCCTTCATCTCGCCTACGTTGTCCGCATCAATGACGGCGGTCAAGCCGTCGCGCTTTTCGACGTCCTCCGGTCTGCCCACAAACTGCACCGGCACACCGGATTCGCGGATCGCCTCCGGGACAGCGGCGTCCGGGTCGATCTCGGCCAAGAGCTCGGCGGCGTAGTCCGCGATCTCCTTCGGCGTGCGGTAGTTCACGGTGAGCTCGTGGAGGCGGAAGCGGTGGCCCACGAAGGGCGCCAGCGCGTTCGTCCAATCGTCCACGCCGGCGGGGGAGGACGTCTGGGCAGTATCTCCCACGAGCGTCATCCACCGCGACGGGCAGCGGCGGAACACCATGCGCCACTCCATAGGGGACAGCTCCTGGGCCTCGTCGACGATGATGTGCCCGTACGCCCACGTCTGATCCGCCCGTGCGCGCTGTGCGGTTGAGCGGGTGTCAGTCTCGCGCTGGCGGCTGGCGAGTGTCTCCGCATCGATGACATCCGCGGCGGAGAGGATCTCGGCCTCGAACTGGTCGTCGTCATTGTCCGTGGATTCAGAGGAGGACAGCACGTCGAGCGCGCCCTCAGCCTCGGCGACGAGCTCGCGCCATTCCTCTTCTTCCTTCCGGCGCTGCTCTTCGGGGTCGACGGTACCGATGAGCACGGCCAGCTCGTCCACGAGCGCGGTGTCCGCGCGGGTAAACGGGGAGTCCGGCGCACGGTACAAAGCGTCGCGGGTGTAGTCGTCGTAGTCGTGCGCTACCTCGGCGATGGCGTCCTTGTCGGTCAGCAGCGCGCCCAGCACCTCGACGGGGTCTAGCTCCGGGAAGTGCGTGTCGATGAGTTGCTCTACCTGGGGGTCGTCCGCGAGGTCGTCGTGAAGCTGGTCCACATCCGCGTCCGAGAGCAAGTTCGCACCGCCGAGCGGGTCCTCGCCGATGCGCTTCGCCAGCGCCTCCGCGAGTAGTTGCGTTAAGCGCTCCGCGAAGTAGGCGCGCGCCTGGTTATGCGGGCGGCGGGAGCGCCGCGCCCGCGTGCGGGCGGCCTTGACCATCTGCGGGGTGGCATCCACCGGCACCGAATCGAAGGTGAGGCGCACCGGCTCCTCCGGCACCGTCTCGTAGGCATGTACAGCTCGCTTCAGGATGGACACCATCTCCTCGGAGCCCTTCACCTCGCGCGCAGCGATGGAGTCCTCGCCGGTGGGGGCAAAACCCGGCACCAGCTGCTCGGCGGTGGCCAGCACCACGCCAGTTTCGCCCAGCTCCGGCAGCACGCGGGAGATGTACTCGAGGAACGTCGGGTTCGGGCCGACCACCAGGACACCAGTGCGGGTGAGCTGCTCGCGCCATGTGTAGAGCAAATACGCGATCCGGTGCAGCGCCACCGCCGTCTTCCCGGTGCCCGGTCCGCCCTGGACCACCATGACGCCGCGGGTGGTGTCGCGGATGATCTCGTCCTGCTCGCGCTGGATCGTTTCCACGATGGAGCGCATGTGGCCAGTGCGGGCCTCGTTCATTGCTCGGCGCAGCGCCGCCTCGGAGCCGACGCCGGCGTTGGAGGTTTCCGCGCCGTCGCCGGAGAGCGCCTCGTCATCAACCGCCGTGACTGTGCGCCCCCGCATGCGGATGTTGCGGCGCGTTTCCACGCCCTCCGGGTTCGCGGTGGTCGCCAGGTAGAACGGGCGCGCGAGGGGAGCGCGCCAGTCCAGCAGGAGGGTGCGGTAATTGTCCTGCCTGTCATCGATGCCCATGCGGCCGATGTAACGCCGCTCCAGATCCGGCCGGCCCGGCACCGGGTTCTCCGGGTCGTCGTCGGCGACGTCGATACGGCCGAAGACTAAGCCGGTCTCGGCCACGTTAAGCGCATCCAGCTTCGCGTTGAGCCCGTGGTACTCCGTTTCGCGGCGCACCAGCGCGTCCGAATCCGGGTTGTCCGGGTCCACGTCGCGCTGTACTTCTTCAAGGCGCGCTTGCGCTCGCGCCACCTCGCCATCCAGGTGCGCGAAAAGCTGATCCACGTACGTCTGTTCTGTTTCCTGCATCCTCACAACAAACGGCCCCGGGACTGGGAATATTCCCAGCCTCAGGGCCGCCAAGTAATTGAAGTAGTTACGGGTCTTAGGCGAACTTCTTCTGCGCCTTCTTCACCAGCTTCTGCGCCTTCTTCTCGGCCTTCTTCGCCTTGCGCTTCCACTTGAGCTTGGTAATCCAGGACGGGTTAGCGTCCAGCTTGTCCCAAGCGTTCTGTAGGGCATCGACCGCGTTCTGCGCCTTGTCCTGGGCCTTGGCGGAAGCCTTGTTCACCTTGCGCTTCGCCTTGAATTTGTCGAGGGCGGACGGCTGCAGGTCGTCCAGCTGGTCCTGCAGGTCGCCGACGACGCTGTTGACTTTGCGCTTCGCCTTGAACTGCTGGATCTTGGACGGCTTGATGTCGCCGTACGCGTCTTCGGCCTTGTCGGTGGCCTTCTCAGCAGCGTCGTCCAGCCAATCGCCCGCGTCGGACAGGAAGCTGGACGCCTGCTTCTTGGCGTCGCCGAGCCAGTCGTTGGCAGCGTCGCCCGCCTTGGATGCCTTCTTCTTCCAGTCGCCCTTGTTATCGTCGACGTAGTCGGTGACCTGGTCGGTCGCGTCGGAGAACCAGTCGGACGCCTTGTCCCACGCCTTCTCGGTCTCAGACTTGGTCGGCAGCGCCTGCTTGACGTTCTTCTGCGCGGCCTCAGCAGCGTGCTGCGCGCGCCACTTCAGGTCCGGCTTGCCGTTGTTGTCCACGGTGGCCAGCAGCACACCGCCAGCAAGCCCAAGGTCTGTCAGGGCACCGGTGCGGAGGCGTGCCTTCTCGTCATCGTCCTCAGCCTCCCAGAATGCGTGGCGGCCCATAACGGTCGGCAGCGCAGTGGCGGCGAGCAGGGTGGCGGACAGGCGCGGGAACTTGCCGATGGCGAAGGACGCGCCAGCGCCAGCCTTGGTAGCGCCGATGATCTGCGCGGCAGTCTCCGGGCTCTTCGGCAGGAAACCGCGGTACTCGCGCGGGGTCAGGGCGCGCAGCTTCTTCAATACGCTGTCCGCGCTGTCCTTGTGGCCAGCCGGGTTCAGCAGGGTCTCGACACCGTCGATCACGTAGACCGAAGCCAGCATCGGGCGTGCGATTTTCCGGATCATACTTTTACCCAATCCTTACTTTTTGTAGCTGAATGTGCTCCCGTCGAGTGTAGCGATTTTGTGCCACCCCGGTAGCGGGTTTTGTCCTTACCAGCGGCGATCCCACCAGTCATCCAGGTGCGGACGCTCTTCGCCGAGCGTGGTGGGTTTACCGTGGCCCGGCCAAACGATGGCCTCGTCCGGGTAGACGTCGAAGACCTTCTCTTTGACGTCGTTGAACAGGCGGACAAAGTCGCCCTCGGACTGGGTTTTGCCCAGCCCGCCTGGAAACAGCGAGTCGCCGACGAACAGGTTGACGGTGCCGTCGATCTCTGCCGCCACGCAGGCGCCGCCCGGGGTGTGACCACGCAGGATGGTCACGGGGAGGCGGTGGCCGGCGAACTCGATCCTGTCGCCGTCGTTGAGCTCCACATCCGCCGGGGCAGGAATTGCCGGGGCGTCCAAAAAAGGCGCGTAGTGGGTCGCGCCAGTGGCCTCGAGCACGTCCTTGAGGGCCCGGGTGTGGTCGTAGTGCCGGTGCGTGGTCAGCACCGCGGTGATCTTCACGCCGGCGTCGTCGGCCATGGCCAGAAGCTCGGGGGCGTGCGAAGCTGCGTCGATAAGCAACCCTTGCCCCTCGCTGCAGAGGAGGTAGCAGTTGTTGTCCATGTCGGAGACAGAAATATGGCGAAGAGAAAGCATGCGGCCAAGACTAGTGAGGAATGTTTAATCGCACCGGTGCGTTGGTAGCGTCTTGGGAGTACTAATCGACGAAAGCGAGAGTGACGTGGCCGAAAAGCTGACAGTGCGCGGCGCGCGCGAACACAACCTCAAGGGCGTGGATATTGAGCTGCCCCGCGACAAGATGGCGGTGTTTACCGGCCTGTCCGGCTCCGGCAAGTCCTCGCTCGCCTTCGACACAATCTTCGCCGAAGGGCAGCGCCGCTACGTGGAATCGCTGTCCTCCTACGCCCGCATGTTCTTAGGCCAGATGGACAAGCCGGACGTGGACTACATCGACGGGTTGAGCCCGGCGGTGTCTATCGACCAGAAGTCCACCAACCGCAACCCGCGCTCCACCGTGGGCACCATCACGGAAATCTACGACTACCTGCGCCTTTTGTACTCGCGCGCCGGCACCCCGCACTGCCCGGTGTGTGACGCGGTGATTGAGCGCCAGACCCCGCAGCAAATTGTCGACCGTGTGCTCGAGTTGGAAGAGCGCACCAAGTTCCAGGTACTCGCGCCGATTGTGCGCAAGCGCAAGGGCGAGTTTCAGGACCTTTTCGCCGACCTGTCGTCGCAGGGCTACTCGCGCGTGAACGTGGACGGGGAGACCTACCAGCTTTCGGACCCGCCGAAGCTGGAAAAGCAGATCAAGCACAACATCGACGTGGTGGTGGACCGCCTCACCGTCAAGGCCAGCCAGAAGCAGCGCCTGACGGATTCCGTGGAAACGGCGCTCAAGCTTGCCGACGGCCTAGTCGGCTTCGATTTTGTCGAACTGGAGGCCAACGACCCGGAGCGCGTGCAGATCTTCTCTGAGAAGATGGCCTGCCCGAACGGCCACAAGCTCAACGTGGAGGAGTACGAGCCGCGCGCGTTTTCCTTCAACTCGCCGTTCGGCGCTTGCCCGGCCTGCGACGGCCTGGGCGTGCGCAAGGAGATCGACGTGGACCTGGTCATCCCGGATCCGGACGCACCTGCGGTGGATGCGTTCCAGCCGTGGAACTCCAGCCCGAACAAGAAGTACTTCACCAAACTCATTGAGGCGCTGGCGAAAGAAGAGAACTTTGACGCCAATGCGCCGTTGAGCTCGCTGACCAAGACGCAGCAGAAGCACCTGATCCACGGCTCGTCCACGAAGGTGAACGTGCGCTACAAGAACCGCTACGGGCGCCAGCGCTCCTACACGGCAGCCTACGAGGGCATCGTGGGCTACCTGGAGCGCAAACTGGAGCAGACCGAGTCCGAAACGCAGAAGGAACGCCTGCTCGCCTACACCCGCGAGGTGCCATGCCCGACCTGCAACGGCGCGCGCTTGAAGCCGGAGATCCTGGCGGTGCGCCTGGCATCGACCACGCACGGGGAGCGCTCCATCGCAGGCCTGACTGAACTGTCGATCGAGGACGCCTCCGAATACCTGGACAACCTGGTGCTGGGGTACCGCGAAGAAATGATCGCCGGTGCCGTGCTGCGCGAAATCCAGGCTCGCCTGCACTTCCTTTTGGACGTGGGGCTGAACTACCTCACCCTGGCCCGCTCCGCCGGCACGCTGTCCGGCGGCGAGGCGCAGCGCATCCGCCTGGCCACCCAGATCGGCTCCGGCCTGGCTGGTGTGCTCTACGTGCTGGACGAGCCGTCCATCGGCCTGCACCAGCGCGACAACCAGCGCTTGATCACCACCTTGAAGAAGCTGCGCGACCTGGGCAACACTCTGGTCGTGGTGGAGCACGACGAGGACACCATCCGCGAGGCCGACTGGCTCATCGACATCGGCCCGCGCGCCGGCGAGTACGGCGGGGAAGTGGTCTACCAGGGCAAGCCGGAAGGCATTCTCAAGTCCAAGGACTCCATCACGGGCGACTACCTGTCCGGCCGCAAGGTTATTGAGGTGCCGGAGCACCGGAGGGACGTCGATAAGCAAAAGCAACTGAAGATTATCGGCGCGCGGGAGAACAACCTCGACAACGTCAGCGTGGACATTCCGCTCGGCGTACTGGTGGCCGTGACCGGCGTTTCCGGCTCCGGCAAGTCCACGCTGGTGAACCAGATTCTGGCGAAGACGCTGCAGAATCAGCTCAACGGCGCGCGCCAGGTTCCCGGCCGTGTGAAGAAGGTCGAGGGGCTGGAGCACCTGGACAAACTCGTGCAGGTGGACCAAAGCCCGATCGGGCGCACCCCGCGCTCCAACCCGGCGACGTACACCGGCGTGTTCGACAAGATCCGCAACCTGTTCGCCGAGACCCAGGAGGCAAAAGTGCGCGGCTACAAGGCCGGGCGCTTCTCCTTCAACGTCAAGGGCGGGCGCTGCGAAGCCTGCCACGGCGACGGCACCATCAAAATCGAGATGAACTTCCTGCCGGACGTGTACGTGCCGTGCGAGGTGTGCGAAGGCGCGCGCTACAACCGCGAGACGCTCGAAGTGCTCTACAAGGGCAAGAACATCGCTGAGGTGCTGGAGATGCCCATCTCGGAGGCCGCTGAGTTCTTCGAGCCGATCAACTCCATCCACCGCTACCTGCAGACGCTTGTAGACGTCGGGCTGGGCTACGTCCGCCTCGGCCAGAGCGCTACCACGCTGTCCGGCGGCGAGGCGCAGCGCGTGAAGCTCGCCGCGGAGCTGCAGAAACGCTCCAACGGCCGCACGATCTACATCTTGGACGAGCCGACGACGGGCCTGCACTTCGAGGACATCCGCAAGCTCATGCTGGTGCTCAACGGCCTGGTGGAGAAGGGCAACACCGTGCTGGTGATCGAGCACAACCTGGACGTGATCAAGTCCGCGGACTGGATCGTGGACATGGGGCCCGAGGGCGGCTCGGGCGGCGGCACTGTGGTCGCACAGGGCACACCGGAGGACGTCGCAAAGGTGCAAGGCTCCTTCACTGGACAGTTCCTGCAGGACGTTTTAGCGAAGGGGTAGCGCGCCCGATTTGGTTTGTGCAGGCATGAGCATGTATATTGCTGCCTACACCGCCCAGCGCGCCCGTGTCATGCGGGTGCGGGGGCCGCAAGAGGAGTGAATCCCACCCCAAGCCGCTCAGTCAACTGAGTTGGATACGGGTCAAACGGTGCGCCAGGCGAGACAACTGTCTTGGCGTGCTTTGGACGAACTCCCGCCACCCGTCAGGGTGAGCGGGTTTTTCGCGTGGGATGAGTCTGATTGCGGTTCAAGTGCGGCACGCATTGTTTCTTTAAGTCTCTAGGAGTTCTCATCAGCGCTGAAGCTCGGATCAATGAACGAATCCGCGTCCCTGAAGTTCGCCTCGTCGGCCCGTCCGGCGAGCAGGTGGGCATCGTCCGCACGGACGACGCCCGCAAGCTGGCGTACGAGGCGGACCTCGACCTGGTTGAGGTAGCCCCGAAGGCCAAGCCGCCCGTGGCCAAGATCATGGACTACGGCAAGTTCAAGTACGAGCAGGATCAGAAGGCCCGCGAGGCCCGCAAGAACCAGCAGCAGACCGTGGTCAAGGAACAGAAGTTCCGCCCCAAGATTGATGAGCACGACTACCAGACCAAGAAGGGCAATGTTGAGCGCTTCCTGGAGAAGGGCAACAAGGTCAAGGTCACCATCATGTTCCGCGGCCGCGAGCAGGCCCGCCCCGAGCTGGGGTACCGCCTGCTGGAGCGTCTGGCTGAGGACATCGGGGAGCTCGGCGTTGTCGAGTCCCGTCCGAAGCAGGATGGCCGAAACATGACGATGGTCTTCGGACCGGCTCGCAAGGGCAAAAAGTAGTTCCAACAATCGACACTCTGAAGGGCTTTCACCATGAAGCAGAAGACCCACAAGGGCACCGCAAAGCGCATCAAGGTCAACGGCAAGGGCAAGCTGCGCCGCGAGCAGGCTGGTAAGCGCCACCTGAACGAGAAGCTCTCCTCGAAGCGCCGTCGCAAGCTGTCCGGCTCCACCGACGTCGCTAAGGCTGACGTCAAGCGCGCAAAGCGCCTCCTCGGCATGTCCTAAGCACTGCCCGTTCAATCAACCGATTACGAGAAAAGAAAAGGAAGTTTGACTCATGGCACGTGTGAAGCGTTCAGTCAATGCTAAGAAGAAGCGCCGCGCAATCCTCAAGTCTGCGAAGGGCTACCGCGGCCAGCGATCCCGCCTGTACCGCAAGGCGAAGGAGCAGTGGCTGCACTCCCAGACCTACGCGTACCGCGACCGCCGCAAGCGTAAGAGCGAGTTCCGCAAGCTGTGGATCCAGCGCATCAACGCCGCTGCCCGCATGAACGACATCACCTACAACCGCCTCATCCACGGCCTGAAGCTGGCCGAGGTCGAGGTCGACCGCAAGATCCTGGCCGAGCTGGCTGTCAGCGACTTCGCTGCATTCTCTGCTCTGTGCGAGGTTGCGAAGAACGCGCTGCCGGAGGACGTCAACGCTCCGAAGGCTGCATAAGCACTTTCGCTTAACGACGAAGCTCCCGCCCACCCCCGAACAATCGGGACGGGCGGGAGCTTTTTCGTGCGTGGTAACGAAAAGGCGCACCCACCACGGGGGTGGGCACGCCATTCGTGGTTGTTGGGGCTGTTTTAGAAGATGCCCTCGTTCTCGATGGCCTTCTTGGAGCCGTTCACGGAAGCGGAGATGGTCTGGGTGCGTGAGAGATCCTGCTGCAGCGGGATTGCCTCGTCGGAAAGGTTCGTGGTGGAGATGGTGACCACCGGTAGGAAGTAGTCCTTCACCTTGTACACGACGGTGCGGTACTCGGGTGCTATCGCGGAAAATTGCAGCAGAAAGCCGTATCCCAACCCGGCGGTGACCGGGGCGAAGAACGCGGCGAAGATGAGAAAGACCGCGTAGAGCGCCACCACAAATCGGGACCACTCAACGGCAATAGGAGCCCCGAGCATAGTTAGCAGCCCAAGAGCGAAAAGGAGAACTGCGAGCGCAAAACCGATGCGCCAAGGGCGCGCCGCCGGTGAAAGAAGGCGGGCGCTCACGAGCTCCTGAAACGTAGGTACGGCTAACAGCGTAGCGCCCGCAACGTAGTCTGGAGCTATGCCATTGGATTTCCAGCAGCCGTTCACAGAACGCACTCCGCGTGTGGTTAATGCGGGGAAGTTAAAGAGGGCGCAAGCTCGTCGTAAAGCGAAGGCTTTCTTAGCGGAAGGCGAAAACGCTGTGGAAGCCGCCGTGGCAACGGGGGCGGCAACCGACCTTTTTGTCACCGAAGATGCCGCCGAGCGCTTCGAGGAAATCGTGCGGGCGGCGGGCTACATGGATGTGTACACGCACGCGATCACGGACAAAGCTGCGGATGCGCTCGCGGACGCGGTGACCTCGACCGGCATCTTCGCCGTGTGCCGCCCGGTGCTGTGGACCGTGCCGAAGATCATGAAGGGCCGTCCGAAGCTGGTGGCGGTGTGCGTGGAAACCAACGACCCTGGCAACGCTGGCACCATCATCCGCATTGCAGACGCCGTGGGCGCAGACGCGGTAATTTTTGCGGGCGACACCGTGGACCCAGAGTCGCCGAAGGTGGTGCGATCGACCGCGGGCACGCTGTTTCACATCCCCGTGGCGCGCGACCGCGACGTGCGTCGCGTCATCGGGCAGCTCGAAGACGCCGGGCTGTCCACCTTCGCCACCACCATGAACGGCGAGGTGAACCTGGCGGCCCCGGGGGAGACGCTCGCGCAGCCAACTGCGTGGCTGTTCGGCAACGAGGCGCATGGGCTTAGCGACGACATCCTCGCGGCCGCCGACCACCGCGTTTCCATCCCCATCCAGGGCAGCGCGGAGTCGCTGAACCTGGCCACCGCAGCGAGTATCTGCCTGTGGGAGTCGTCGAAGACGCTCTCTGAGGAATAGCTGCGACTGATAGATTTTGCGCGCCCGCCCTCGCGCGGGCGCTGTGTCGAACGATAGGTAGAGTAGTGGACGCTTTTGAACCGACACTGCTGCGGTCTGTATGAACAGCGCAGCGCACTTGTGGAAAGGTGCGGGTGAACACAAGCGTGGCCGACAACGCAAACCCAACTCCGGAAATTGAACTGACCGAGGACGCCCTGAACAAGGCGGCGGACGAGGCGATCGCTGCCTTTGAGGCGGCCGAGGACCTCGCTGCGCTGGAGGAGGCGCACCGCGCGCACCTGGGGGAGAAGGCCCCGATCCTGCAGGCCCGCCGTGCACTCGGGACGCTGCCGAAGGATCAGCGCAAAGATGCCGGCCGGTTCGTGAACATGGCCCGCGGCCGCGCAGAAAAGGCCTACGCCCAGTTGCGCGTGCAGCGCGAGGCGGAGCACCGCGAGCGTCAGCTGCGCGAGGAGAAGGTGGACGTCACCCTGCCCACCTCCCGCACGCAGGCTGGCGCGATGCACCCGATCACCACGCTGTCCGAGCACATCGCGGACATCTTCATCGGCATGGGCTGGGAAGTTGCGGAAGGCCCGGAGGTGGAAGCGGAGTACTTCAACTTCGACGCGCTGAACTTCATCCCGGACCACCCGGCCCGCACGCTGCAGGACACTTTCTACATCGGCGAGGAGGACTCGAAGCAGGTCATGCGCACCCACACGTCGCCGGTGCAGGTGCGCACCATGCTTGAGCGCGACGTGCCCATCTACATCGCATGCCCAGGGCGCGTGTTCCGCACCGACGAGCTAGACGCCACCCACACCCCGGTGTTCCACCAGGTGGAGGGTTTGGCCGTGGACAAGGGTCTGACCATGGCGCACCTGCGCGGCACCCTCGACCACCTGGCCAAGGTGCTGTTCGGACCGGAGACGAAGACGCGCATGCGCACGAACTACTTCCCGTTCACCGAGCCGTCCGCAGAGGTGGACGTGTGGTTCCCCAACAAGAAAGGCGGCGCGGGCTGGATCGAGTGGGGCGGCTGCGGCATGGTCAACCCGAACGTGCTCCGTGCCGTCGGCATCGACCCGGAGGTCTACTCCGGCTTCGCATTCGGCATGGGCTTGGAGCGCACCCTGCAGTTCCGCAATGGCCTGTCGGACATGCGCGACATGGTCGAAGGCGACG
It includes:
- the pheS gene encoding phenylalanine--tRNA ligase subunit alpha: MNTSVADNANPTPEIELTEDALNKAADEAIAAFEAAEDLAALEEAHRAHLGEKAPILQARRALGTLPKDQRKDAGRFVNMARGRAEKAYAQLRVQREAEHRERQLREEKVDVTLPTSRTQAGAMHPITTLSEHIADIFIGMGWEVAEGPEVEAEYFNFDALNFIPDHPARTLQDTFYIGEEDSKQVMRTHTSPVQVRTMLERDVPIYIACPGRVFRTDELDATHTPVFHQVEGLAVDKGLTMAHLRGTLDHLAKVLFGPETKTRMRTNYFPFTEPSAEVDVWFPNKKGGAGWIEWGGCGMVNPNVLRAVGIDPEVYSGFAFGMGLERTLQFRNGLSDMRDMVEGDVRFTIPFGVQA
- the uvrA gene encoding excinuclease ABC subunit UvrA — encoded protein: MAEKLTVRGAREHNLKGVDIELPRDKMAVFTGLSGSGKSSLAFDTIFAEGQRRYVESLSSYARMFLGQMDKPDVDYIDGLSPAVSIDQKSTNRNPRSTVGTITEIYDYLRLLYSRAGTPHCPVCDAVIERQTPQQIVDRVLELEERTKFQVLAPIVRKRKGEFQDLFADLSSQGYSRVNVDGETYQLSDPPKLEKQIKHNIDVVVDRLTVKASQKQRLTDSVETALKLADGLVGFDFVELEANDPERVQIFSEKMACPNGHKLNVEEYEPRAFSFNSPFGACPACDGLGVRKEIDVDLVIPDPDAPAVDAFQPWNSSPNKKYFTKLIEALAKEENFDANAPLSSLTKTQQKHLIHGSSTKVNVRYKNRYGRQRSYTAAYEGIVGYLERKLEQTESETQKERLLAYTREVPCPTCNGARLKPEILAVRLASTTHGERSIAGLTELSIEDASEYLDNLVLGYREEMIAGAVLREIQARLHFLLDVGLNYLTLARSAGTLSGGEAQRIRLATQIGSGLAGVLYVLDEPSIGLHQRDNQRLITTLKKLRDLGNTLVVVEHDEDTIREADWLIDIGPRAGEYGGEVVYQGKPEGILKSKDSITGDYLSGRKVIEVPEHRRDVDKQKQLKIIGARENNLDNVSVDIPLGVLVAVTGVSGSGKSTLVNQILAKTLQNQLNGARQVPGRVKKVEGLEHLDKLVQVDQSPIGRTPRSNPATYTGVFDKIRNLFAETQEAKVRGYKAGRFSFNVKGGRCEACHGDGTIKIEMNFLPDVYVPCEVCEGARYNRETLEVLYKGKNIAEVLEMPISEAAEFFEPINSIHRYLQTLVDVGLGYVRLGQSATTLSGGEAQRVKLAAELQKRSNGRTIYILDEPTTGLHFEDIRKLMLVLNGLVEKGNTVLVIEHNLDVIKSADWIVDMGPEGGSGGGTVVAQGTPEDVAKVQGSFTGQFLQDVLAKG
- the infC gene encoding translation initiation factor IF-3, which codes for MRFKCGTHCFFKSLGVLISAEARINERIRVPEVRLVGPSGEQVGIVRTDDARKLAYEADLDLVEVAPKAKPPVAKIMDYGKFKYEQDQKAREARKNQQQTVVKEQKFRPKIDEHDYQTKKGNVERFLEKGNKVKVTIMFRGREQARPELGYRLLERLAEDIGELGVVESRPKQDGRNMTMVFGPARKGKK
- a CDS encoding TrmH family RNA methyltransferase encodes the protein MPLDFQQPFTERTPRVVNAGKLKRAQARRKAKAFLAEGENAVEAAVATGAATDLFVTEDAAERFEEIVRAAGYMDVYTHAITDKAADALADAVTSTGIFAVCRPVLWTVPKIMKGRPKLVAVCVETNDPGNAGTIIRIADAVGADAVIFAGDTVDPESPKVVRSTAGTLFHIPVARDRDVRRVIGQLEDAGLSTFATTMNGEVNLAAPGETLAQPTAWLFGNEAHGLSDDILAAADHRVSIPIQGSAESLNLATAASICLWESSKTLSEE
- the rpmI gene encoding 50S ribosomal protein L35 translates to MKQKTHKGTAKRIKVNGKGKLRREQAGKRHLNEKLSSKRRRKLSGSTDVAKADVKRAKRLLGMS
- the rplT gene encoding 50S ribosomal protein L20; amino-acid sequence: MARVKRSVNAKKKRRAILKSAKGYRGQRSRLYRKAKEQWLHSQTYAYRDRRKRKSEFRKLWIQRINAAARMNDITYNRLIHGLKLAEVEVDRKILAELAVSDFAAFSALCEVAKNALPEDVNAPKAA